The Pseudomonas fluorescens genome segment GCGAGGTAACCCGACATGCTCCTGACGCCCAATGCCATGAGCCGCCGGATGCGTTTCGGCCTGTATTTCACCACCGGGCTGATCGGCCTGTTCCTGCTGTTGCCGATCGTGTTCATCGTCCTGCTGTCGTTCGGTTCGTCCCAGTGGCTGGTATTCCCGCCGCCGGGCTGGACGCTGAAATGGTACGGCCAGTTTTTCTCCAACGCCGACTGGATGAACGCAGCGGCGGCCAGCCTCAAGGTCGCGGTGCTGACCACGATCTGCGCCGTGGCCCTCGGTTTGCCGACGGCCTTTGCGCTGGTGCGCGGACGCTTCCCCGGCCGGGAAATGCTCTACGGCCTGTTCACCCTGCCGATGATCGTGCCGCTGGTGATCATCGCGGTGGCGGTGTACGCGCTGTTCCTCAAGCTCGGCTACACCGGGACGATGTTCGCCTTCGTCGTCAGCCATGTGATCGTCGCGCTGCCGTTCACCATCATCTCGATCATCAACTCGCTGAAGCTGTTCGATCAGTCGATTGAAGACGCGGCGGTGATCTGCGGTGCGTCACGCCTGCAAGCGGTGTTCAAGGTGACCTTCCCGGCGATCCGTCCGGGCATGGTGGCCGGCGCCCTCTTCGCCTTCCTGGTTTCATGGGACGAAGTGGTGCTCAGCGTGATGATGGCCAGCCCGACCCTGCAAACCCTTCCCGTGAAAATGTGGACCACCCTGCGCCAGGACCTGACGCCCGTGATCGCCGTCGCCTCGACGCTGCTGATCGGCCTGTCGGTATTGGTCATGGTGATCGCCGCCGCCCTGCGCCGGCGCAACGAAATCAGCGCCTGAGCGCCCAGGAGTACGACATGAGTGCCGTGATCAAAGACGCATCCCAGCAGAACGACAAACCCCTGGTCAGCCTGCGCAACCTGAACAAGCACTACGGCGACTTCGCGGCCGTGGACAACATCTCGCTGGACATCAAGGACGGTGAATTCCTGACCTTCCTCGGCTCCAGCGGCTCGGGCAAAAGCACCACGCTGTCGATGCTCGCCGGGTTCGAAACCCCGAGCAGTGGCGAGATCCTGGTCAACGGCCAGTCGCTGGTCAACGTACCGCCGCACAAGCGCGACATCGGCATGGTGTTCCAGCGTTACTCGCTGTTCCCGCATCTATCGGTGCGCGACAACATCGCCTTCCCGCTGGCGATTCGCAAACTCGCGGCCGCCGAACGTGACAAGCGCGTCGATGCGATGCTGAAACTGGTG includes the following:
- a CDS encoding ABC transporter permease, which translates into the protein MLLTPNAMSRRMRFGLYFTTGLIGLFLLLPIVFIVLLSFGSSQWLVFPPPGWTLKWYGQFFSNADWMNAAAASLKVAVLTTICAVALGLPTAFALVRGRFPGREMLYGLFTLPMIVPLVIIAVAVYALFLKLGYTGTMFAFVVSHVIVALPFTIISIINSLKLFDQSIEDAAVICGASRLQAVFKVTFPAIRPGMVAGALFAFLVSWDEVVLSVMMASPTLQTLPVKMWTTLRQDLTPVIAVASTLLIGLSVLVMVIAAALRRRNEISA